One part of the Flavobacterium johnsoniae UW101 genome encodes these proteins:
- a CDS encoding DUF3108 domain-containing protein — protein sequence MIKTNLFPHYSIRNMKLYALVLALIVLPFTAFSQKEIAPGNKDINTKYIKPEKSLYTVYYVKGTEWKNMGALTYDIVAANNQLTLNNTFTPKDNGKPTTRISTADAQTLKAISYTDETKNAKLNLNFGETITGNFYSKKTKKDKKLKLNPKVEYFDFNWTDHLIGTLPLDVGYKARFPQFYYNDESNVLVEYYTIKEVKSYVYNSPRTGKHETWIVSVLEESTGAFYNYIIDKKDRRLWQREMSMANGMWEITVNEELDYQPIKNKFNKEDAARQISSGNSVIIGTAYARSDSGKRLGGLVNTAKKQYAPRGTEITLFPSSAYYEEWLEVNKKIRKQKKMPEVPLNSDFGYSIKKAKVYDDEGHFEFADLMPGTYVVMVSFDFSNSYNYSYVSGYTNYYNYFGYQGSTTNYGTARQSYTDKANIEKRVTIDKDGEKKEVNLKEI from the coding sequence ATGATAAAAACCAATTTGTTTCCCCATTATAGTATTAGAAATATGAAATTATATGCACTCGTTCTAGCACTTATTGTGCTGCCATTTACTGCATTCAGCCAAAAAGAAATAGCTCCCGGCAATAAGGATATTAATACGAAGTATATTAAACCAGAAAAGTCGCTTTATACCGTATATTATGTTAAAGGTACAGAATGGAAAAATATGGGCGCATTGACTTATGATATTGTTGCTGCTAATAACCAATTGACTTTAAACAATACTTTTACTCCAAAAGACAATGGAAAACCAACCACACGTATAAGTACTGCAGATGCTCAAACGCTTAAAGCCATCAGCTATACTGACGAAACGAAGAACGCAAAACTAAATCTTAATTTTGGTGAAACTATTACAGGTAATTTCTATTCGAAGAAAACCAAAAAAGATAAAAAACTAAAACTTAATCCTAAGGTAGAATATTTTGATTTTAACTGGACTGATCACTTAATAGGAACATTACCGCTAGATGTAGGATATAAAGCCCGTTTTCCACAGTTTTATTATAATGATGAGTCAAATGTACTTGTTGAATATTATACCATTAAAGAGGTAAAAAGTTATGTTTACAATTCTCCAAGAACCGGTAAACATGAAACATGGATTGTATCCGTTTTAGAAGAAAGCACTGGTGCTTTTTACAATTATATCATTGACAAAAAAGACCGTCGCCTGTGGCAGCGCGAAATGTCTATGGCTAACGGAATGTGGGAAATTACAGTTAACGAAGAGTTAGACTATCAGCCTATTAAAAACAAATTTAATAAAGAAGATGCTGCACGTCAGATTAGCAGTGGTAATAGTGTAATTATTGGTACAGCCTATGCACGATCAGACTCAGGTAAGAGATTGGGCGGTTTAGTTAATACTGCCAAAAAACAGTATGCTCCAAGAGGTACAGAGATTACACTTTTTCCAAGTTCTGCTTATTATGAAGAGTGGCTGGAAGTGAATAAAAAAATTCGTAAGCAGAAAAAAATGCCGGAAGTTCCTTTAAACAGCGATTTTGGATACTCTATTAAAAAAGCCAAAGTTTATGATGATGAAGGACATTTTGAGTTTGCTGATCTTATGCCGGGTACTTACGTTGTTATGGTAAGCTTCGATTTTTCTAATTCTTATAATTATTCATACGTATCTGGTTATACTAATTATTATAATTATTTTGGCTATCAGGGTTCTACAACAAATTACGGAACAGCAAGACAATCTTATACTGATAAAGCCAATATTGAAAAGCGTGTAACGATTGATAAAGACGGAGAAAAAAAGGAAGTGAATTTAAAAGAAATATAA
- a CDS encoding GNAT family N-acetyltransferase, producing the protein MTFNLQPILENDLCVLYPLEVKDFDALYETASDPKIWEQHPNKDRWKKEVFEKFFEGAIKSRGAFKIIDKQTEKVIGSTRFYDYSEADESIFIGYTFYAVSCWGKGFNQSVKNTMLDYVFDYVSKVKFHIGSENIRSQIAISRLNAEKIDEEVVAYFGESPKLNFVYQIEKKRN; encoded by the coding sequence ATGACTTTTAATTTACAACCCATTTTAGAAAATGATCTTTGTGTTCTATATCCTTTAGAGGTAAAGGATTTTGATGCTCTATACGAAACGGCTTCCGATCCGAAAATTTGGGAACAGCACCCTAATAAAGACCGATGGAAAAAAGAGGTTTTCGAAAAGTTTTTTGAAGGTGCCATAAAAAGCCGGGGCGCTTTTAAAATTATAGACAAACAAACCGAAAAAGTTATTGGAAGCACACGATTTTATGATTACAGCGAGGCAGACGAGAGTATTTTTATTGGATATACTTTCTATGCTGTATCCTGCTGGGGAAAAGGTTTTAATCAAAGTGTAAAAAATACAATGCTGGATTATGTTTTTGATTATGTTTCAAAAGTAAAATTTCACATTGGGTCAGAAAATATCAGATCGCAAATAGCAATTTCAAGATTGAATGCTGAGAAAATCGATGAAGAAGTAGTAGCTTACTTTGGAGAAAGTCCGAAATTGAATTTTGTATATCAGATTGAAAAAAAGCGAAACTAA
- a CDS encoding VOC family protein: MELKFSHIDILVKDLQTACDYYQKTLNAQISKTFTWMRDDLHVVYAVVKMNTEHFMLVQPFSGNLKNLLDTKGEGTIYRHCYSTPDIEKAFDELAANGVQPEDENGNLILRENLNSPSGIRIIWLPKRFGEFSIEILEEQGLKEFMHEAFQ; encoded by the coding sequence ATGGAACTTAAATTCAGCCACATCGATATCTTGGTTAAAGACCTTCAAACCGCTTGTGATTATTACCAAAAAACTTTGAATGCCCAAATTTCAAAGACATTTACATGGATGAGAGATGATCTGCATGTTGTGTATGCTGTTGTAAAAATGAATACGGAGCATTTTATGCTGGTGCAGCCTTTTTCCGGAAACCTTAAAAATCTGCTGGATACCAAAGGAGAAGGCACAATTTATAGACACTGCTACTCTACTCCTGATATTGAAAAAGCTTTTGACGAATTAGCTGCAAATGGTGTTCAGCCTGAAGATGAAAATGGAAATCTCATTTTAAGAGAAAATCTAAATTCTCCAAGCGGCATACGCATTATCTGGCTTCCAAAACGTTTTGGAGAATTTTCAATTGAAATACTAGAAGAACAAGGTTTAAAAGAATTTATGCACGAGGCTTTTCAGTAA
- a CDS encoding AsmA family protein has translation MIKKFLKKAAIVFAALFLLLILVLTIVPYIFKDEITDKIESIANENLNAEVRFDEIGLSVFKHFPALIVYAKNVNIVNKKVQFTSSNIVKAETAAVGVNFYSLLKGKIILDAVYLDDADLNLEIDPKGNANFNIIKPSKSSDTTQTEFKIKKVVVNKTNISYNDKSALLKFKVQDLNYKGTGDLSADIFDLNSNVKIKTFDFSLNGVDYVRSKPINAEIVTYIDAKALKFKFERNVIRIKNFPFSFNGHFAFIKGGYDFDLRMQSKNSTLEEMLSLVPPAYDQWREQMTITGNIDFRIFARGKYMQDQSEKPVVSADLQINNGTIAYKKIKEPLKDINISAKAQVRDLDINKLKFDLDNLSFNLDKKKTTASFHSEGFKKLKIKTAVKADLDAAKFKEALNLNQNDIRGNIALDLKADGIFLRDLGFSQRLNKIDTIIKSIPKFQLNVSLKNGYLKNIKKIDAVKNVSLNLSLTAKDSILRNITGKITNLNVEALDNFVRGRFELHKLYPFTVDTELESKIDLAAIHKFYPLDSLEVKGDLNLKVSMHGILNRKQKKYPSSKTIVNIKNGYLRSLKFPNIPIENINVSAALTSNKGTGEDLNVKLQPAEFVLAGSPFKVQGEVNNLYDLVYNIKTQGTLDVGKLTQIFPIKDVTISGIIQTNLIAKGSKKDLDAKNYDNIKNGGKLEAKNVVIKSAMFPETFQISKGTFKFFKDKMRFEDFNAAYGKSDIVLNGYIHNVLRYLFNRKYLRQSNEKLKADIELSSNHINANEFFDMIAKYTDQKAEEEALQKTDSASINTAVKNTGAKNKNYVIRIPSTADLKITAKVNNLQFDTYKINDFNGILTVNDRKVQVNQAAFNMAGTKIEMTGDYKAQHRLLAKYNANFKASNFDIQRAYAEIPIFAELVSMAKDAYGLVSVDYQLGGSIDQNMNIDFKSIDGEGTLTLEDIKFKNFKLLNHVAKKADAADLEKASFNKIAIHSVIKNNVMTITPTTMKMAGFRGKLEGQVTMDGKINVGFRLGLPPMGLINIPMKITGTADDFEISTGKFKEDTTFSEESELKNLKPEERRRSRERDSLGHSSSNSRKRDTIK, from the coding sequence ATGATTAAGAAGTTTTTAAAAAAAGCTGCAATTGTTTTTGCAGCACTATTTTTACTTTTAATATTAGTCCTGACAATTGTTCCCTATATTTTTAAAGATGAAATAACAGATAAAATAGAAAGTATCGCTAATGAAAACCTGAATGCAGAAGTGCGTTTTGATGAAATTGGACTTTCTGTTTTTAAACATTTCCCTGCATTAATTGTATATGCCAAAAATGTCAATATAGTCAACAAAAAAGTTCAATTTACTTCTTCAAATATTGTAAAGGCCGAAACAGCTGCTGTTGGAGTTAATTTTTACAGTTTATTAAAAGGTAAAATTATTTTGGATGCTGTTTATTTAGATGATGCAGATTTAAACCTGGAAATAGATCCTAAAGGAAATGCAAATTTTAATATTATAAAACCCTCTAAATCTTCTGATACCACCCAAACCGAATTTAAAATTAAAAAGGTTGTGGTAAACAAAACCAATATATCTTACAATGATAAAAGTGCGCTTTTAAAATTTAAAGTTCAGGATCTTAACTATAAAGGAACAGGAGATTTAAGTGCTGATATTTTTGATCTTAATTCTAATGTAAAAATAAAAACATTCGATTTTAGCTTAAATGGAGTTGATTATGTACGCAGCAAACCAATAAATGCTGAAATTGTCACGTATATAGATGCAAAGGCGCTTAAGTTTAAGTTTGAGAGAAATGTTATTCGCATTAAAAATTTTCCGTTCTCGTTTAATGGTCATTTTGCCTTTATAAAAGGCGGGTATGACTTTGATTTACGCATGCAGTCTAAAAATTCTACATTAGAAGAAATGCTGTCACTTGTGCCTCCGGCTTACGACCAATGGCGTGAACAAATGACAATTACCGGTAATATTGATTTTAGAATTTTTGCACGAGGTAAATACATGCAGGATCAATCAGAAAAACCAGTTGTTTCAGCAGATTTGCAAATTAATAACGGTACCATTGCGTATAAAAAAATTAAAGAACCGCTAAAAGATATTAATATTTCGGCCAAAGCGCAGGTTAGAGATTTAGACATTAATAAATTAAAATTTGATTTAGACAACCTGTCTTTTAATCTGGATAAAAAGAAAACAACAGCCAGTTTTCATTCAGAAGGGTTTAAAAAGCTAAAAATTAAAACTGCCGTAAAAGCTGATTTAGATGCCGCTAAATTTAAAGAAGCCTTAAATCTCAACCAAAATGATATTCGCGGTAATATTGCTCTTGACTTAAAAGCCGATGGAATATTTTTGCGCGATTTAGGTTTCAGCCAGCGCTTAAATAAAATAGACACAATCATTAAAAGTATTCCTAAATTTCAGCTAAACGTAAGCTTAAAAAATGGGTATTTAAAAAATATCAAAAAAATAGACGCTGTAAAAAATGTAAGTCTAAATCTAAGCTTAACGGCTAAAGACAGTATTTTACGAAACATTACGGGGAAAATAACCAATTTGAATGTTGAAGCCCTTGACAATTTTGTCCGCGGACGTTTTGAACTTCATAAATTATATCCGTTTACAGTAGATACAGAATTAGAATCAAAAATTGATTTAGCTGCGATACATAAATTTTATCCTTTAGACAGTCTGGAAGTAAAAGGTGATTTAAATTTAAAAGTAAGCATGCACGGAATTTTAAACCGTAAGCAGAAAAAATATCCATCATCAAAAACAATAGTAAATATTAAAAACGGATATTTAAGATCGCTTAAGTTTCCTAATATTCCTATTGAAAATATAAATGTAAGTGCTGCTTTAACCAGTAATAAAGGCACAGGAGAAGACTTAAATGTAAAATTACAGCCAGCCGAATTTGTTCTGGCAGGATCACCTTTTAAAGTGCAGGGAGAAGTTAATAATCTTTATGATTTAGTTTATAATATCAAAACTCAGGGAACTTTAGATGTTGGTAAATTAACTCAGATATTCCCAATTAAAGATGTCACTATTTCAGGAATAATTCAGACCAATCTTATCGCTAAAGGTTCTAAAAAAGATTTAGATGCCAAAAATTACGACAATATCAAAAATGGCGGAAAGCTTGAAGCTAAAAACGTAGTAATCAAGAGCGCCATGTTTCCGGAAACCTTTCAAATTTCTAAAGGAACATTTAAGTTTTTTAAAGATAAAATGCGATTTGAAGATTTTAATGCTGCATACGGCAAATCTGATATTGTATTAAACGGTTACATTCATAATGTTTTGCGATACCTTTTTAACCGAAAGTATTTGCGCCAATCTAATGAAAAGCTTAAGGCCGATATTGAACTTTCTAGTAATCATATTAATGCAAACGAGTTTTTTGACATGATTGCTAAATATACAGATCAAAAAGCAGAGGAGGAAGCATTGCAGAAAACAGATTCTGCGTCTATAAATACAGCTGTCAAAAATACTGGTGCTAAAAATAAAAATTACGTTATAAGAATTCCAAGTACTGCCGATTTGAAAATTACGGCAAAAGTTAATAATCTTCAATTTGATACTTATAAGATTAATGATTTTAATGGAATCCTGACGGTTAATGACCGAAAAGTTCAGGTCAATCAGGCCGCTTTTAATATGGCGGGAACCAAAATAGAGATGACTGGTGATTATAAAGCCCAGCATCGCCTTTTAGCTAAATACAATGCAAATTTTAAAGCCAGCAATTTTGATATTCAGCGTGCTTACGCAGAAATTCCAATTTTTGCTGAATTAGTCAGTATGGCTAAAGATGCTTATGGTCTGGTATCTGTTGATTATCAGCTTGGCGGAAGTATTGACCAAAATATGAATATTGATTTTAAATCTATTGACGGTGAAGGAACACTGACTCTTGAAGATATTAAATTTAAAAACTTTAAGCTTTTAAATCATGTAGCCAAAAAAGCGGATGCCGCCGACTTAGAAAAGGCTTCATTTAATAAAATTGCAATACATTCTGTCATAAAAAACAATGTAATGACCATTACGCCTACAACTATGAAAATGGCTGGTTTTAGAGGAAAGCTGGAAGGTCAGGTTACGATGGATGGTAAAATAAATGTTGGTTTCAGGTTAGGTTTACCGCCAATGGGTCTTATCAATATTCCGATGAAAATTACGGGTACAGCAGACGATTTCGAAATTTCTACTGGAAAATTTAAAGAAGACACAACTTTTTCTGAAGAAAGTGAACTTAAAAATTTAAAGCCCGAAGAACGTCGACGATCAAGAGAAAGAGATTCTTTAGGCCATTCTTCTTCAAATTCAAGAAAAAGAGATACAATTAAATAA
- a CDS encoding polysaccharide lyase: MKRIFKLASMLFITALVFNSCEKEQDPDASQALNKEIAEAVKDEAPIVNNVSENASTAKGSTGARTITLQTNTLSCPGGLCTSYGVWSTGVYTVWFTMKFNNGFYWSRGGKCGYGILIGDQNTGGDPGWDGNGGSARFMWYCPNGSNSAKGSGAYLQPYVYYKDQPGQYGNDFGKKYYIQEGVTYNCQISVKLNTGSNTDGYVKYYVNGTEILNEKIRWVTNDAKRNVNAVSLHTFRGGSQEYWKAPVTSSIYYPSASWDAL; the protein is encoded by the coding sequence ATGAAAAGAATCTTCAAATTAGCAAGTATGCTGTTTATTACAGCTTTAGTGTTTAACTCCTGCGAAAAGGAACAAGATCCAGATGCGTCACAAGCTCTAAACAAAGAAATTGCTGAAGCTGTAAAGGATGAAGCTCCAATTGTGAACAACGTATCTGAAAACGCTTCTACGGCAAAAGGCAGTACCGGTGCCAGAACTATTACTTTGCAAACCAACACATTATCGTGTCCGGGCGGTTTATGTACATCGTACGGCGTTTGGTCAACAGGCGTTTACACGGTTTGGTTTACAATGAAATTTAATAATGGATTTTATTGGAGCCGAGGCGGTAAATGCGGCTACGGTATATTAATTGGTGACCAGAATACGGGAGGCGATCCGGGATGGGATGGTAATGGCGGAAGTGCCAGATTTATGTGGTACTGCCCTAATGGATCAAACAGCGCCAAAGGAAGCGGGGCTTATTTACAGCCTTATGTTTATTACAAAGATCAGCCGGGACAATATGGTAACGATTTTGGAAAAAAATACTACATTCAGGAAGGAGTTACATACAACTGCCAAATATCTGTTAAGTTAAATACAGGATCAAATACAGACGGATATGTTAAGTATTATGTCAATGGTACTGAAATCTTAAATGAAAAAATCCGCTGGGTGACTAACGATGCTAAGCGAAATGTTAATGCAGTAAGTCTTCACACTTTTAGAGGCGGCAGCCAGGAATACTGGAAAGCTCCTGTAACAAGTTCTATTTACTATCCTAGCGCATCTTGGGACGCTTTGTAA
- a CDS encoding alkaline phosphatase, with amino-acid sequence MNRRRFLKGSTLLSGLAVMSPTVIFSNDLESISKKNKKAKNIIFLISDGMSTGTLQMANLYSQNILNKNGNWMNLYAENKVSRALMDTASASSAVTDSAAASSSFGGGYRVRNGVLNVGPNGEKYLPIWQKFKNAGKKAGCVTTVTITHATPAGFCVNSDSRNAENEIAEMYAGLGLDVLMGGGDEFFNPDKRSDKKDIYKIYQEKGYKVVKDKTELGNLKKGAKTLGVFSTGALPYSIDRTNIPELQHTPTLAEMSKAAIDQMKDHKDGFVLLIEGGKVDWAAHANDIAALIHDQLAFDEAVKTAIDFAEKDTETLVIITTDHGNANPGLIYGTDATKKFNSIADYKYTNEYILNAIHSNFNLQQIKDWIYQTNKISLSDQEAQHLLDFYSGLEKMEDGLYNYKKLPFKAYSEIQKKHNNIGWISMDHSGDYVELAAFGPGSELLKPFVKNTDMHYLMLEAAMQDKL; translated from the coding sequence ATGAACAGACGCAGATTTCTTAAAGGCTCAACTTTATTAAGCGGATTGGCGGTTATGAGCCCAACGGTTATCTTTTCAAATGATTTGGAATCCATTTCAAAGAAAAATAAAAAAGCCAAAAATATTATATTTCTAATCAGTGACGGAATGAGCACTGGAACTCTGCAAATGGCGAATTTATATTCGCAGAATATTTTAAATAAAAATGGAAACTGGATGAATCTTTATGCAGAAAATAAAGTTTCCAGAGCCTTAATGGATACAGCTTCTGCAAGCTCGGCAGTAACTGATTCTGCTGCGGCAAGTTCTTCTTTTGGAGGCGGATATCGTGTTAGAAATGGTGTTTTAAATGTTGGACCAAATGGCGAAAAATACCTTCCAATCTGGCAGAAATTCAAAAATGCAGGGAAAAAAGCCGGCTGTGTTACCACAGTTACTATTACACATGCAACTCCGGCGGGATTCTGCGTGAACTCTGACAGCAGAAATGCTGAAAACGAAATTGCAGAAATGTATGCTGGTTTAGGATTAGACGTTCTGATGGGCGGCGGAGATGAATTTTTTAATCCTGATAAAAGATCAGATAAAAAAGATATTTATAAAATCTATCAGGAAAAAGGGTATAAAGTAGTAAAAGATAAAACTGAACTGGGAAATTTGAAAAAAGGCGCAAAAACTCTTGGAGTATTTTCTACAGGCGCATTGCCCTATTCTATTGACAGAACCAATATTCCGGAATTACAGCATACACCAACGCTTGCCGAAATGAGCAAAGCTGCTATTGACCAAATGAAAGATCACAAAGATGGTTTTGTTTTACTTATAGAAGGCGGAAAAGTAGACTGGGCAGCACATGCAAATGATATTGCAGCACTAATACACGATCAGCTGGCATTTGATGAAGCTGTAAAAACGGCCATTGATTTTGCTGAAAAAGATACAGAAACGCTTGTTATTATAACTACTGACCACGGTAATGCCAATCCGGGGCTTATTTATGGCACAGATGCAACAAAAAAATTCAACAGCATTGCCGATTATAAATACACTAATGAATACATTTTGAATGCTATTCACAGTAATTTTAATTTACAGCAGATAAAAGACTGGATTTACCAGACCAACAAAATAAGCTTAAGCGATCAGGAAGCACAGCATTTACTTGATTTTTATTCTGGTTTGGAAAAAATGGAAGACGGATTGTACAATTACAAAAAACTACCTTTTAAAGCTTACTCAGAAATACAAAAAAAGCATAATAACATTGGATGGATCAGTATGGATCATTCTGGTGATTATGTAGAGTTAGCTGCTTTTGGTCCCGGAAGTGAACTTTTAAAACCTTTCGTAAAAAACACCGATATGCATTATTTAATGCTCGAAGCCGCAATGCAGGATAAATTATAA
- a CDS encoding AcvB/VirJ family lysyl-phosphatidylglycerol hydrolase, translating into MNKKIILILSIFICSTVVFAAAQDTIRVGAFGKVTLYKPKTDPNAVVLFISGDGGWNSGVVEMAKNIVDQGGLVAGIDIQHYFKAIKKEKNKCYYPAGDFEELSLILQKKLKLKQYFKPVLIGYSSGATLVYGMLAQAPANTFSGAVALGFCPDIETDRTLCDGSGLTSHVLKEGKAYYLDKTEKLTAPFIVLQGATDQVCNYADTKKYMDGLKEGKLITLSKVGHGFSVTKNWLPQFIEAYKEILNTPNYARQKAEQNPLLKEQNLAPLPFEMPLTLIPAKNKDENLPIAFLISGDGGWTSFDQSVGEALAEKGISVIGLDAQKYFWNAKTPLETSAAISKAVEHYLQQWNKKTFILAGYSFGASVVPFAAANFPEPLKEKLKGVYSLSPDVKADFEIHIADMLSLGSSKDNYDVISEIKKIKAYNPVCFFGTEEDPETRKRFAESDIKTIQIPGSHHYNNDYAKVTESIIKEMK; encoded by the coding sequence ATGAATAAAAAGATAATATTAATCTTGTCGATTTTTATTTGCAGCACAGTTGTTTTTGCTGCTGCACAAGACACTATTCGTGTGGGAGCATTTGGAAAAGTAACTCTTTATAAACCTAAAACAGATCCAAATGCTGTTGTTTTGTTTATTTCCGGTGATGGAGGATGGAACAGCGGCGTTGTCGAAATGGCTAAAAACATAGTAGATCAGGGCGGTTTGGTTGCAGGTATTGATATTCAGCATTATTTTAAAGCTATTAAAAAAGAAAAAAACAAATGCTATTATCCGGCAGGAGATTTTGAAGAATTGAGTCTTATTTTGCAAAAGAAATTAAAGCTGAAACAATATTTTAAACCAGTTTTAATTGGATATTCTTCCGGAGCAACTCTTGTATACGGCATGCTGGCACAGGCTCCAGCCAATACGTTCAGCGGTGCGGTGGCTTTAGGATTTTGTCCTGACATAGAAACTGACCGAACTTTATGTGATGGTTCCGGATTGACTTCTCATGTTTTAAAAGAAGGAAAAGCGTATTATCTTGATAAAACAGAAAAACTAACTGCACCTTTTATCGTTTTGCAGGGCGCAACAGATCAGGTTTGTAATTATGCAGATACTAAAAAATATATGGACGGGCTGAAAGAAGGAAAATTAATTACACTTTCAAAAGTAGGGCATGGTTTTTCTGTTACCAAAAACTGGCTGCCACAGTTTATTGAGGCTTACAAAGAAATTCTAAATACACCTAATTACGCCAGACAAAAAGCAGAACAAAATCCTTTATTGAAAGAGCAGAACCTGGCGCCGCTTCCGTTTGAAATGCCTTTAACTTTAATTCCTGCAAAAAATAAAGATGAAAATCTGCCTATTGCTTTTTTAATTTCTGGCGACGGCGGATGGACAAGTTTTGACCAGTCAGTTGGTGAAGCCTTGGCAGAGAAAGGGATTTCTGTAATAGGACTCGATGCTCAGAAATATTTTTGGAATGCCAAAACGCCTTTAGAAACTTCTGCGGCAATTTCTAAAGCTGTAGAACATTATTTACAACAATGGAATAAAAAGACGTTTATACTTGCCGGTTATTCGTTTGGAGCTTCTGTTGTTCCATTTGCGGCTGCTAATTTCCCTGAACCTTTAAAAGAAAAATTAAAAGGTGTGTATTCCTTATCGCCAGATGTAAAAGCCGATTTTGAAATTCATATTGCCGATATGCTGAGTCTGGGAAGTTCAAAAGATAACTACGATGTGATTTCTGAAATTAAGAAAATTAAAGCCTATAATCCTGTTTGCTTTTTTGGAACCGAAGAAGATCCTGAAACCCGTAAGCGTTTTGCAGAATCGGATATAAAAACAATACAAATACCAGGCTCACATCACTATAATAATGATTATGCTAAAGTTACTGAAAGCATTATAAAAGAAATGAAGTAA